Proteins found in one Pantoea cypripedii genomic segment:
- a CDS encoding MFS transporter, protein MSIFKKISVNGWQPQQLTIRDVKFATWIAFFAWVFAVYDFILFGTLLPEIGGHFGWSEVEQAEIATWVAVGGAVIALAIGPLVDRLGRRMGIVITVGGAALCSLLTAVGGAWGKGALTAIRSVAGLGYAEQTVNATYLSELYTALDDPKLNKRKGFVYSLVQGGWPVGALVASALTAILMPVIGWQGSFIFAALPSLVIALLALKLKETPQFQVQKKIQQLRAAGHDSDARQVAADYQVSYEEQHSAGMAAAFRGPSLRATLVLGGAVLINWFAIQIFSVLGTTVITKTHDVSFNSSLLILILSNLVGYCGYLVHGWLGDRFGRRNTIAVGWMLGGVSFAAMLYCPDNFATIVALYSIGLFFLIGPYAAALFFISESFPTAIRATAGALIGAMGPVGAIIAGVGTTSVLSSGGHWQDAALWFGAVPCFISGIIMFFARANAHQRAGVSAAVTSV, encoded by the coding sequence ATGAGCATCTTTAAAAAAATCTCCGTAAATGGCTGGCAGCCGCAGCAGTTGACCATCAGGGATGTAAAATTTGCCACCTGGATTGCTTTTTTTGCCTGGGTTTTTGCTGTTTATGATTTCATCCTGTTTGGCACGCTGCTGCCGGAAATCGGTGGTCATTTTGGCTGGAGCGAGGTTGAGCAGGCGGAAATTGCCACCTGGGTCGCCGTTGGCGGAGCGGTGATCGCCCTGGCGATTGGTCCGCTGGTGGATCGCCTCGGTCGCCGCATGGGCATTGTCATCACCGTAGGCGGTGCGGCGCTGTGCTCGCTGCTGACGGCAGTGGGCGGTGCCTGGGGTAAAGGCGCGCTGACCGCGATTCGCTCTGTCGCCGGATTGGGTTATGCCGAGCAAACCGTCAACGCCACCTATTTGTCTGAGCTGTATACCGCGCTGGACGATCCAAAACTCAATAAACGTAAAGGCTTCGTATACAGCCTGGTACAGGGCGGCTGGCCGGTCGGTGCGCTGGTGGCTTCAGCCCTGACCGCGATTCTGATGCCCGTCATCGGCTGGCAGGGCAGCTTTATCTTTGCCGCGCTGCCGTCGCTGGTGATTGCCCTGCTGGCGCTGAAGCTGAAAGAAACCCCGCAATTCCAGGTACAGAAAAAGATTCAGCAGTTGCGCGCCGCAGGTCACGATAGCGATGCGCGCCAGGTCGCCGCGGATTATCAGGTGTCTTATGAAGAACAACATAGCGCAGGCATGGCGGCGGCATTCCGTGGCCCTTCGCTGCGTGCCACCCTGGTGCTGGGCGGTGCAGTACTGATCAACTGGTTTGCCATTCAGATTTTCAGCGTGCTGGGGACTACCGTTATCACCAAAACCCACGACGTCTCTTTTAACAGCTCGTTGCTGATTCTGATTCTGTCCAATCTGGTGGGTTACTGCGGCTATCTGGTACATGGCTGGCTCGGTGACCGCTTTGGTCGTCGCAACACCATCGCCGTGGGCTGGATGCTGGGCGGTGTCTCCTTTGCCGCCATGCTGTATTGCCCGGACAATTTCGCCACTATCGTCGCCCTCTACAGCATCGGTCTGTTTTTCCTGATCGGTCCTTACGCTGCGGCGCTGTTCTTTATCAGTGAAAGCTTTCCGACTGCCATTCGCGCCACCGCCGGGGCATTGATTGGGGCGATGGGACCGGTCGGCGCGATTATTGCTGGCGTTGGTACCACCAGCGTTCTGAGCAGCGGCGGCCACTGGCAGGATGCTGCACTGTGGTTCGGTGCCGTTCCGTGCTTTATCTCCGGCATCATCATGTTCTTTGCGCGGGCTAACGCGCATCAGCGCGCGGGCGTAAGCGCCGCTGTCACTTCAGTTTAA
- a CDS encoding polysaccharide deacetylase family protein: protein MAKEILCAFGVDVDAVAGWLGSYGGEDSPDDISRGLFAGEVGAPRLLKMFAEQNLRTTWFIPGHSIETFPQQMQAVVDAGHEIGIHGYSHENPIAMTPAQEEAVLDRSIELVTKLAGKRPTGYVAPWWEFSNVTNELLLKKGIKYDHSLMHNDFHPYYVRVGDSWTKIDYSQHPDAWMKPLERGAETDLVEIPANWYLDDLPPMMFIKKSPNSHGFVNPRHLEEMWRDQFDWVYRENDYAVFTMTIHPDVSGRPQVLLMLERLIQYIRSHEGVRFVTFDEIADDFKQRQPR from the coding sequence ATGGCCAAAGAAATCCTTTGCGCATTTGGTGTGGACGTTGATGCCGTTGCTGGCTGGCTCGGTTCTTACGGCGGAGAAGATTCGCCGGATGATATTTCACGCGGATTGTTTGCCGGTGAAGTCGGCGCACCACGGTTGCTGAAGATGTTTGCCGAGCAAAACCTGCGCACGACCTGGTTTATTCCGGGGCATTCCATTGAAACCTTCCCGCAACAGATGCAAGCGGTGGTGGATGCCGGGCACGAAATCGGTATTCACGGTTACAGCCATGAAAACCCCATCGCCATGACGCCAGCGCAGGAAGAAGCGGTGCTGGATCGCAGCATCGAACTGGTCACCAAACTGGCAGGAAAACGTCCCACTGGTTACGTTGCGCCCTGGTGGGAGTTCAGCAATGTCACCAACGAGTTACTGCTGAAGAAAGGGATCAAATATGATCACAGCCTGATGCATAACGATTTCCATCCTTACTACGTCCGCGTCGGTGATAGCTGGACCAAAATCGATTACAGCCAGCATCCCGATGCGTGGATGAAGCCGCTGGAGCGCGGGGCGGAAACCGATCTGGTAGAGATCCCTGCCAACTGGTATCTCGACGATCTGCCGCCAATGATGTTCATCAAAAAATCACCCAACAGCCACGGCTTCGTCAATCCACGCCATCTGGAAGAGATGTGGCGTGACCAGTTTGACTGGGTCTACCGCGAAAACGACTACGCGGTCTTTACCATGACCATCCATCCCGATGTATCAGGTCGCCCGCAGGTGTTGCTGATGCTGGAGCGTCTGATTCAGTACATCCGCAGCCATGAAGGCGTGCGTTTCGTGACTTTTGACGAAATCGCCGATGACTTTAAACAGCGCCAACCGCGCTAA
- a CDS encoding GntR family transcriptional regulator, translating to MTMRTKTPPAATEETASARYEVIRQLLYNVLRQKRVPQGLVLLEGPLAQLFGTSRVPVRRALSLLHDEGLIARFEGRGFIVAKEAQEVEPLRIALTRELLGLDEQEALVDTRSTGEKVLENLQVVLSTAMVFGCYQVDEQQAAQHYNISRAVIRESLMRLRDKGLVEKEPYSQWLTGPLTAREIADHFEIRASLEATALRKAGRHLGVDWLTASLEKAQKFKGKQLTAAELELLEEDLHVRCLEPAGNKLMMQILRQNQSPFIVTRIFYDLLAIPVETAMLEEHSLVYEMLLKGNWELAAACLRDHLERAQVRTLQRLKVLSVLPVPALPSFMERR from the coding sequence ATGACAATGCGGACAAAAACCCCTCCGGCAGCGACAGAAGAAACCGCTTCTGCACGCTATGAAGTTATTCGCCAGCTTTTATATAACGTGCTGAGGCAAAAACGCGTGCCGCAGGGGCTGGTGTTGCTGGAAGGCCCGCTGGCGCAGCTGTTTGGCACCAGTCGTGTGCCGGTTCGCCGTGCGCTGAGTTTGTTACATGATGAGGGGCTGATTGCCCGTTTCGAAGGCCGTGGCTTTATCGTGGCGAAGGAAGCGCAGGAAGTCGAACCGCTGCGCATCGCCCTGACGCGCGAATTACTGGGGCTGGATGAACAGGAAGCGCTGGTGGATACCCGCAGTACCGGGGAAAAAGTGCTGGAGAACCTCCAGGTGGTGCTTTCCACCGCCATGGTGTTTGGTTGTTATCAGGTGGATGAACAGCAAGCGGCACAGCATTACAACATCAGCCGCGCGGTGATACGTGAAAGTCTGATGCGTCTGCGCGACAAAGGTCTGGTGGAAAAAGAACCCTATTCCCAATGGTTGACCGGCCCGCTGACCGCGCGTGAAATTGCCGACCACTTTGAAATTCGCGCCAGCCTTGAGGCCACCGCGTTGCGCAAAGCGGGCCGTCATCTTGGCGTAGATTGGTTGACGGCATCGCTGGAAAAAGCGCAGAAATTCAAAGGGAAACAATTGACAGCCGCCGAGCTGGAGTTGCTGGAGGAAGATCTGCACGTGCGCTGCCTCGAACCGGCAGGCAATAAGCTGATGATGCAGATTCTGCGACAGAATCAATCCCCCTTTATCGTCACCCGTATCTTTTATGATTTGCTCGCCATACCGGTGGAAACCGCGATGCTGGAAGAACACAGCCTGGTGTACGAAATGTTGCTGAAGGGTAATTGGGAGCTGGCCGCGGCTTGTCTGCGCGACCATCTCGAACGGGCGCAGGTACGTACCTTGCAACGCCTGAAAGTTCTTTCGGTGCTGCCGGTCCCTGCTCTGCCGTCATTTATGGAGCGTCGTTAA
- a CDS encoding polysaccharide deacetylase family protein, whose amino-acid sequence MQEQQPWQWPDHVWQQKVNHVRAGKALKPSHWPNGASFAVALSFDSDHESNELRDGGNSFGRMSWGQFGTRVGIPRIEALLSQYQVPASFYVPAVCALLYPEEQTRLSAQGHEIGLHGWIHELNSVLSYEDERTLMLKSADTLEKVLGQRPVGMRTPSWDFSPHTLRIAKEMGLMYDSSLMADEHCYELLLEGEPTGVVELPVEWIRDDAVYFMMNRFQAHRPYTPPEAVFDIFRRELEYAHQEGGLFQLTMHPHIISPRSRVWILEEIIRLGKSCNAWFATHADIVRWVKEHA is encoded by the coding sequence ATGCAAGAGCAGCAGCCCTGGCAGTGGCCGGATCACGTCTGGCAGCAGAAGGTTAATCACGTGCGCGCAGGTAAAGCGCTTAAACCCTCGCATTGGCCCAACGGTGCGAGTTTTGCTGTGGCGCTGTCGTTCGACAGCGACCATGAATCCAATGAACTGCGGGACGGTGGCAACTCATTCGGACGCATGAGCTGGGGACAATTTGGTACCCGCGTGGGTATTCCACGCATTGAGGCACTGCTGAGTCAATATCAGGTGCCAGCCAGTTTTTATGTACCCGCCGTCTGCGCGCTGCTCTACCCGGAAGAACAAACGCGTCTGAGTGCCCAGGGGCATGAAATCGGCCTGCATGGCTGGATCCATGAGCTGAACTCGGTACTGTCTTATGAAGATGAACGCACGCTGATGCTTAAGTCTGCTGATACGCTGGAGAAAGTGCTCGGGCAGCGCCCGGTGGGTATGCGTACGCCGTCCTGGGATTTCAGCCCGCACACGCTGCGTATCGCTAAAGAGATGGGGTTAATGTATGACTCCTCACTGATGGCCGATGAACATTGCTATGAACTGCTGCTGGAGGGTGAACCGACGGGAGTCGTCGAGTTGCCGGTGGAGTGGATTCGCGACGATGCAGTTTATTTTATGATGAACCGTTTTCAGGCGCACCGTCCTTACACGCCACCGGAAGCGGTGTTTGATATCTTCCGGCGTGAGCTGGAGTATGCCCACCAGGAAGGCGGCCTGTTCCAGCTGACGATGCACCCCCACATCATTTCACCACGCTCCCGCGTGTGGATTCTGGAAGAGATCATCCGGTTGGGGAAATCCTGCAATGCGTGGTTTGCTACCCATGCGGATATTGTGCGCTGGGTAAAAGAGCACGCCTGA
- a CDS encoding SDR family NAD(P)-dependent oxidoreductase: MMLSFSGKRVVISGGAIGFGREMAQQFHSLGAEVHVCDIRAEAMHDLAASGIATRVVDLLDRQAAAAWISHIGATGPIDVLINNAGGVAGQQGKALEQVSDADWDRVIDINLSAAFVLSRAVAPLMKQAGQGRIINISSGAALKASLTGVQAYCAAKHAVLGLTRQLAHELGPHGIQVNAIAPGFVFTNEATQQQWDNFGAQRQQQVLNSIALRRLGTVQDIAHVALFLASDLASFINGQIISVDGGS, from the coding sequence ATGATGCTCTCCTTTAGCGGTAAACGCGTCGTCATCAGCGGCGGCGCGATCGGTTTTGGTCGTGAGATGGCGCAGCAATTTCATTCCCTCGGTGCTGAAGTGCACGTTTGCGATATCCGGGCCGAAGCCATGCACGATTTAGCGGCGTCCGGGATCGCCACCCGCGTTGTCGATCTGCTGGATCGTCAGGCGGCAGCCGCGTGGATCAGCCATATCGGTGCAACAGGTCCGATCGACGTGCTGATTAATAACGCTGGCGGCGTTGCCGGTCAGCAGGGCAAAGCACTGGAACAGGTCAGCGATGCCGACTGGGACCGGGTGATAGACATCAACCTGAGCGCCGCATTTGTGCTGAGCCGGGCCGTTGCCCCATTGATGAAACAAGCCGGGCAGGGACGCATTATCAACATCAGCTCCGGTGCGGCGCTCAAAGCGTCACTCACCGGTGTGCAGGCGTACTGTGCTGCCAAACATGCGGTGCTGGGTCTCACCCGTCAGCTGGCACATGAGCTGGGGCCGCACGGTATCCAGGTGAACGCCATCGCCCCAGGGTTTGTTTTTACTAATGAAGCCACGCAGCAGCAATGGGACAACTTTGGTGCACAGCGTCAACAGCAGGTGTTAAACAGCATCGCGTTGCGCCGACTGGGCACGGTACAGGATATTGCCCATGTCGCGCTGTTTCTGGCGTCGGACCTGGCGTCATTTATTAACGGACAAATCATTTCAGTTGATGGTGGGAGTTAA
- a CDS encoding ketopantoate reductase family protein — protein MDNKILVWGAGAIGGTVGAWLARAGFAVTFVDIDAEHISRIRDPQQGLHLSGVEDFHVVAPAFLPGELQGRWERIFLAVKAHHTVQATTQLLPFLAEDGYVLSLQNGLCEPMIAEIVGAHRTVGAFINFYADWQAPGEIHYSNRGAAVIGELDGSMTPRLAALHADLRHFEPDVIQADNLDSWLWGKLAYGSLLFAQATGEKGIADCLAREDIRPVLTRLAGEIVQLAEAAQIPLKGFNGFDPAAFRAGSCQAEIDRTFAAMVAFNRPNSKTHSGIWRDLAVRKRATEVEGQLGIVSSLAAKRGIACPTVDALIAMIHQIEAGERPLADHNLNELLP, from the coding sequence ATGGATAACAAAATATTGGTTTGGGGAGCCGGAGCCATCGGCGGTACGGTCGGCGCATGGCTGGCCCGTGCAGGTTTTGCGGTGACCTTTGTGGATATCGATGCCGAACATATCAGTCGTATCCGCGATCCACAGCAAGGGTTGCACCTCAGCGGGGTGGAAGATTTCCACGTGGTGGCACCGGCTTTTTTGCCTGGGGAATTGCAGGGGCGCTGGGAGCGGATTTTTCTCGCCGTTAAAGCACACCATACCGTACAGGCAACCACACAGTTGCTGCCATTCCTGGCGGAAGACGGTTATGTCTTGTCGCTACAGAATGGTTTATGCGAACCGATGATCGCGGAGATCGTTGGTGCACACCGCACGGTGGGTGCCTTTATCAACTTTTATGCCGACTGGCAGGCTCCCGGTGAAATCCACTACTCCAACCGTGGTGCCGCGGTGATTGGTGAGCTGGATGGCAGCATGACGCCACGTCTGGCGGCGCTGCATGCCGATTTACGCCACTTTGAACCGGACGTGATTCAGGCCGACAACCTCGATAGCTGGTTATGGGGTAAGCTGGCCTATGGTTCATTGCTGTTTGCACAGGCCACCGGGGAGAAGGGGATTGCCGATTGTCTGGCGCGCGAAGATATTCGCCCGGTATTGACCCGGCTGGCAGGGGAGATTGTGCAGCTGGCCGAGGCAGCACAGATCCCACTGAAAGGTTTTAATGGGTTCGATCCTGCTGCGTTCCGCGCTGGATCCTGTCAGGCGGAAATCGATCGAACCTTCGCGGCGATGGTAGCGTTTAATCGTCCCAACAGCAAAACCCACTCCGGCATCTGGCGTGATTTGGCGGTGCGCAAGCGCGCCACCGAAGTTGAGGGGCAACTCGGGATCGTCAGCAGTCTGGCTGCAAAACGCGGCATTGCCTGTCCCACGGTGGATGCGCTGATCGCCATGATCCATCAGATCGAGGCGGGTGAACGCCCGCTGGCTGATCATAACCTCAACGAGTTATTGCCATGA
- a CDS encoding MFS transporter has translation MSQDQFTQELNHYPQGRVVAPKRRQLFAAMIGNVLEYYDFIIFAYMASLIAHNFYQGDGATGLLASFATFGVGFLARPLGGAVIGRIADKYGRSLALKITIYGMALGTVGIGLLPTYETAGILAPILLVIIRLIQGLAAGGEWGTATTFVVESAPMGKRGFFGALGQAAIASAQLVTSLVVAVVTLIFSEQQMVEWAWRIPFLLGAVLLPVGAYMRRNLEETPAFVAAQNNPAPAEKMPTATAIRLMAQTFGFAIIWTVSYYVMLSWMPTFLNKQVGFTQTQALFSNAIALAIMVATIPFFGALSDRIGRKPLLLACCLAFTVLSYPLFLWVLTSKTLAVVLTVQIIFNLFIAAFSGAAPAALCEIFPTASRTMLLSIGYSLSTAIFGGFAPFISTGLIDLTGMAISPTFYLMLAGIASGLVIMRLRETAKETLQ, from the coding sequence ATGAGCCAAGACCAGTTCACCCAGGAGTTAAATCATTATCCGCAGGGCCGCGTTGTTGCCCCGAAACGTCGGCAATTGTTTGCCGCGATGATCGGCAACGTGCTGGAATATTACGACTTTATTATTTTTGCCTATATGGCCTCCCTTATCGCCCATAACTTCTATCAGGGAGACGGGGCCACAGGTTTACTGGCGAGTTTTGCCACCTTTGGCGTGGGTTTTCTGGCCCGCCCGCTGGGCGGTGCGGTTATCGGGCGGATTGCTGATAAGTATGGCCGCAGCCTGGCGCTGAAAATCACCATTTATGGTATGGCGCTGGGAACGGTAGGCATTGGTTTGCTGCCCACCTATGAAACTGCCGGGATCCTTGCCCCCATTTTGCTGGTGATTATCCGTTTGATTCAGGGGCTGGCGGCAGGTGGCGAGTGGGGCACGGCGACCACCTTTGTGGTGGAATCCGCGCCAATGGGAAAACGTGGATTTTTCGGTGCGTTAGGCCAGGCGGCTATCGCCTCAGCACAACTGGTCACCAGCCTGGTCGTGGCGGTAGTGACGCTGATTTTCAGTGAACAACAAATGGTGGAATGGGCATGGCGTATTCCGTTTCTGCTGGGCGCGGTATTATTGCCGGTGGGTGCCTATATGCGGCGCAATCTGGAAGAAACCCCCGCTTTCGTGGCGGCGCAAAATAATCCCGCACCCGCTGAAAAAATGCCGACCGCGACCGCCATCCGTCTGATGGCGCAGACCTTCGGTTTTGCCATTATCTGGACCGTTTCCTACTACGTTATGCTGTCGTGGATGCCAACCTTCCTGAATAAGCAGGTCGGCTTTACCCAGACTCAGGCGCTGTTCTCCAACGCGATTGCGCTGGCGATTATGGTTGCCACCATTCCGTTTTTTGGCGCGCTTTCCGATCGCATCGGGCGCAAACCGCTACTGCTGGCCTGCTGTCTGGCGTTCACCGTACTGTCTTACCCGCTTTTTCTCTGGGTGCTGACCAGTAAAACGCTGGCCGTGGTGTTAACGGTGCAGATTATCTTCAACCTGTTTATCGCCGCCTTTTCCGGGGCCGCGCCTGCGGCACTGTGTGAAATATTTCCCACTGCGTCCCGCACCATGCTGCTATCGATTGGTTATAGCCTCTCCACCGCCATCTTTGGTGGCTTTGCACCGTTCATTTCTACCGGGTTGATTGACCTGACGGGCATGGCGATTTCGCCCACTTTCTATCTGATGCTGGCAGGCATTGCCTCGGGTCTGGTGATTATGCGCCTGCGTGAAACGGCCAAAGAAACGCTGCAATAA
- a CDS encoding IclR family transcriptional regulator, whose protein sequence is MSEVVRSAARVLDLLEFFSESGKEANLAAISQTFHLPKSSALGLLRTLCARGYLDKDEQGIYRLNETFRSHGFNWGGARLTQLLTLAKPVMASMASELEETVTLGVLTAEGKIRLVHQALTSQTIRYEMSLSMQLPVHCTAMGRMYLAVKSAEERQALLARYPVVPWTKYTVTDARQLELLINEAGARNYSISADEVDIGGTGVCTPIRDAQGEPVAMLNVSCVSARFSDKKTRIIKAVLEEGKKLTDQLSG, encoded by the coding sequence ATGAGTGAAGTGGTTCGTTCGGCAGCTCGTGTATTAGATCTGCTGGAATTCTTCAGCGAAAGTGGCAAAGAAGCCAATCTGGCGGCTATCTCCCAGACCTTCCATTTACCCAAGAGTAGCGCGTTGGGACTGCTCCGCACTCTGTGCGCCCGCGGTTATCTGGATAAGGATGAACAAGGTATCTACCGTCTCAACGAAACGTTCCGCAGCCATGGTTTCAACTGGGGCGGTGCGCGTTTAACGCAGTTGCTGACGCTGGCAAAACCGGTGATGGCCAGCATGGCCAGCGAGCTGGAAGAGACCGTGACGCTCGGCGTGTTGACGGCTGAGGGGAAAATTCGGCTTGTACATCAGGCACTCACGTCACAAACGATACGTTATGAAATGTCGCTGTCGATGCAGTTGCCCGTGCATTGCACCGCCATGGGCCGTATGTATCTGGCGGTGAAAAGCGCAGAAGAACGACAGGCACTGCTGGCACGCTACCCGGTCGTTCCCTGGACCAAATACACCGTCACCGATGCCCGGCAGCTTGAGTTGCTTATCAATGAAGCTGGCGCGCGCAATTATTCTATCTCCGCTGATGAAGTGGATATTGGTGGTACTGGCGTCTGTACGCCGATTCGTGATGCGCAAGGCGAGCCTGTGGCGATGCTCAATGTTTCCTGCGTCTCAGCGCGTTTCAGCGACAAGAAAACTCGCATTATCAAAGCGGTGCTGGAAGAGGGGAAGAAGCTCACTGACCAACTGAGTGGATAA
- a CDS encoding MFS transporter: MSSSAVSSTQASQTTDTSLIKRVAGASAIGTAAEYYDFFAYGTAAVLFFGHLFFPSHDPLVSTLAAFATYAVGFLARPIGGIVFGHIGDKVGRKKALVATILIVGLGTFCIGLLPTYEKIGVWAPVLLILIRLLQGFGVGGEQAGAVLMTAEYSQSSRRGFFASWVQIGAPVGFLLPLALFAILNATLSDDQMMAWGWRVPFLLSALLVIVGLFIRLRIDESPVFAAIRATKAAESRPLKEVIQGNPRLVINGVAAKLIEACAFALFTVIILAWGKANQIDAGILMNSMIVAVILEVFSIPLMGALSDKIGRKPVYMIGALLIVLSIVPFFLALSQNSYWLTQIAMIVALTLGHSMCYAPQASWFPELFPTHIRCSGIAVIWQVGSLIGSGVLGLVAVKILQVTDGHWYGLAIYVAVLGVISVLGLLRLPETAPGRRNGEYQEWQQH; this comes from the coding sequence ATGTCTTCCTCTGCTGTTTCTTCGACCCAGGCTTCTCAGACAACAGACACCTCACTCATAAAGCGTGTTGCCGGGGCATCTGCCATTGGCACTGCGGCGGAATATTATGATTTCTTCGCTTACGGTACCGCTGCGGTGCTATTTTTTGGCCATCTTTTTTTCCCCAGCCACGATCCACTCGTCAGTACCCTCGCCGCTTTCGCCACTTATGCGGTAGGTTTTTTGGCTCGTCCGATTGGTGGCATCGTATTTGGTCATATCGGCGATAAAGTTGGACGTAAAAAAGCGCTGGTGGCGACCATTCTGATCGTCGGTCTGGGTACTTTCTGTATCGGGCTGCTGCCGACCTATGAAAAAATCGGTGTCTGGGCACCCGTCTTGCTGATTCTGATTCGTTTGTTACAGGGATTTGGCGTGGGTGGTGAACAGGCTGGTGCCGTGTTGATGACGGCGGAATATTCACAGTCTTCACGTCGGGGTTTCTTCGCCAGCTGGGTGCAGATTGGCGCACCGGTGGGCTTTTTGCTGCCTTTGGCGCTGTTTGCCATCCTTAACGCCACGTTATCTGACGATCAGATGATGGCCTGGGGTTGGCGTGTTCCCTTCCTGCTCAGCGCATTGCTGGTGATTGTTGGGTTGTTTATTCGCCTGCGTATTGATGAATCTCCGGTTTTTGCCGCCATTCGTGCCACTAAAGCCGCAGAATCCCGCCCACTGAAAGAAGTGATTCAGGGGAATCCGCGCCTGGTGATCAACGGCGTGGCAGCTAAGTTGATTGAAGCCTGCGCTTTCGCCCTGTTTACCGTCATCATCCTTGCGTGGGGCAAAGCCAACCAGATCGACGCAGGTATCCTGATGAATAGCATGATTGTTGCGGTGATTCTGGAAGTGTTCTCGATCCCGCTGATGGGAGCGTTGTCCGATAAAATAGGACGCAAACCGGTGTATATGATCGGTGCATTGCTCATCGTGTTATCTATCGTGCCATTCTTCCTCGCACTGTCGCAAAACAGCTATTGGCTGACGCAAATCGCCATGATTGTGGCGCTGACGCTGGGTCACAGCATGTGTTATGCCCCGCAGGCTTCCTGGTTTCCGGAACTGTTTCCCACCCATATTCGCTGTAGCGGCATCGCCGTGATCTGGCAGGTCGGTTCACTGATCGGCAGCGGCGTGCTGGGGCTGGTGGCGGTGAAGATTCTGCAGGTAACGGACGGACACTGGTATGGTCTGGCGATTTATGTGGCGGTGCTTGGGGTGATTTCCGTGCTCGGCCTGCTGCGACTGCCGGAAACCGCACCGGGTCGGCGCAACGGTGAATATCAGGAGTGGCAGCAGCATTAA
- a CDS encoding DSD1 family PLP-dependent enzyme produces the protein MKLTPDWLHQLETPYLLIDEARYQRNIDRLYQRVTHLGSVVRPHLKTLRSVAAAAYLLKTSEHPATVSTLAEAEGFAAAGYRNLLYAVGIAPHKLPRVAHLMQQGVNIHILLDTSEQAQAVTEFARQHGITFSVFIEIDCDGHRGGIPPESDALLQIAQQLEGKGAVLRGLLAHAGESYNCRSEDAIRAAARNECDAIRRAARRVRETGIACPILSVGATPTAHYAEELEGISEVRAGVFTTFDLVMHNVGVCQKQDIALSVVSTVIGHNSEKNWVFVDAGWMAMSRDRGTAAGPVDYGYGLVCDMQGTPLDVCLSTTNQEHGIIALPAEGSLGVQDFPVGSRVRILPNHACATAAMHQQYQVLQAENDQPLSWSRILGW, from the coding sequence GTGAAATTGACCCCCGACTGGCTTCATCAACTTGAAACGCCTTATTTGTTGATCGACGAAGCGCGTTATCAGCGCAATATTGATCGGCTATATCAGCGTGTCACCCACCTTGGCAGCGTAGTCCGTCCGCATCTGAAAACGCTGCGCTCGGTTGCAGCCGCGGCTTATCTCCTGAAGACCTCTGAGCATCCGGCTACCGTATCTACCCTGGCAGAAGCCGAGGGTTTTGCGGCGGCGGGTTATCGCAATCTGTTGTACGCCGTCGGCATCGCGCCGCATAAATTGCCGCGAGTGGCGCATTTGATGCAGCAGGGAGTGAATATACATATCCTGCTGGATACCTCCGAACAGGCGCAGGCGGTGACGGAATTTGCCCGCCAGCATGGCATCACGTTTTCGGTATTTATTGAAATCGACTGTGATGGTCACCGTGGCGGCATTCCTCCTGAGAGCGATGCATTGTTGCAGATCGCCCAACAGCTGGAAGGTAAGGGGGCGGTGCTACGTGGGCTGCTGGCCCATGCCGGTGAATCTTATAATTGTCGTAGCGAAGACGCGATTCGCGCGGCAGCGCGCAATGAGTGCGACGCCATTCGCCGCGCCGCGCGCCGGGTGCGTGAGACGGGTATTGCCTGTCCGATTCTCAGCGTTGGCGCGACCCCGACCGCCCATTACGCCGAAGAACTTGAGGGGATCAGCGAAGTCCGGGCCGGTGTGTTCACCACCTTTGATTTGGTGATGCATAACGTTGGCGTCTGTCAAAAGCAGGACATTGCGCTGTCGGTAGTGAGCACGGTCATCGGTCACAACAGCGAAAAGAACTGGGTATTCGTTGATGCTGGCTGGATGGCGATGTCGCGTGATCGCGGCACTGCGGCTGGCCCGGTGGATTATGGTTACGGGCTGGTGTGCGATATGCAGGGAACCCCGTTAGATGTCTGCCTTAGTACCACCAATCAGGAACACGGGATCATCGCTTTGCCAGCAGAGGGCAGCCTCGGCGTGCAGGATTTCCCGGTGGGGTCACGCGTACGTATTTTACCAAATCACGCCTGTGCTACCGCCGCTATGCATCAGCAATATCAGGTGCTACAGGCAGAAAATGACCAGCCGCTAAGCTGGTCGCGTATTCTCGGTTGGTGA